The proteins below come from a single Xyrauchen texanus isolate HMW12.3.18 chromosome 3, RBS_HiC_50CHRs, whole genome shotgun sequence genomic window:
- the LOC127625827 gene encoding platelet-activating factor acetylhydrolase IB subunit alpha2-like, which yields MSGEENPAAEPAPVIDVLGDGRWMSQHNRFVQECKDAEPDVLFVGDSMVQLMQQYEVWKELFSPLHALNFGINGDTTSNVLWRLQNGELENIRPRVVVLWVGTNNHEHMAEQVAGGIVAIVELLFSRLPKCKIIVLGLLPRGEFPNPLREKNASVNNLLRASLPRLGPVQFLEVGGGFVHSDGTISSRDMFDYLHLTAGAYRTISSTLHDLLLQLLEEMPQERRASLV from the exons ATGAGTGGTGAGGAGAACCCTGCTGCTGAACCTGCACCTGTGATAGATGTGCTGGGAGATGGACGCTGGATGTCACAG CATAACCGATTCGTGCAGGAGTGCAAAGATGCAGAGCCAGATGTTCTGTTTGTGGGGGACTCCATGGTGCAGCTTATGCAGCAGTATGAG GTGTGGAAGGAACTCTTCTCACCTCTTCATGCTCTGAATTTTGGTATTAATGGAGACACAACCTCTAATGTGCTGTGGAGACTACAAAATGGAGAACTGGAGAACATCAGACCCAGG GTGGTGGTTTTATGGGTAGGAACCAATAATCATGAACACATGGCAGAACAGGTTGCAGGAGGCATAGTGGCCATTGTAGAGCTACTTTTTTCTCGCCTCCCTAAATGCAAAATTATTGTTTTG GGCCTATTGCCAAGGGGAGAGTTCCCCAACCCCTTGAGAGAGAAAAATGCATCTGTGAACAATTTACTTCGTGCATCCCTTCCTCGACTTGGCCCAGTACAGTTTCTCGAAGTGGGAGGTGGTTTTGTCCACTCAGATGGAACCATTTCCTCTCGAGACATGTTCGATTACCTACATCTGACTGCCGGTGCATACAGGACCATATCTTCAACTCTCCATGATCTGCTGCTTCAACTATTGGAGGAAATGCCTCAGGAGAGGCGGGCCTCACTGGTTTAA